The sequence GTTACGTGCCGCACCAAAGAAGCGCTTAGGTTTTTCCAGTGCATGGGCATCGACACCACCGGTCAGTACCTTGCCAGAGCTTGGAATCACAGTGTTATACGCGCGGGCTAAGCGGGTAATGGAATCGAGCAAAATCACTACATCTTTTTTATGCTCAACCAAACGTTTGGCTTTTTCGATAACCATTTCAGCCACTTGTACGTGACGTGTCGGTGGCTCATCAAAGGTTGAGGCAACCACTTCACCGCGCACGGTACGCTGCATTTCCGTGACTTCTTCAGGGCGCTCATCAATCAGCAAAACGATAAGATGGCACTCGGGATTGTTACGGGTAATGTTAGAGGCAATGTTTTGCAGCATGATGGTTTTACCGGCTTTGGGCGGTGCCACAATCAAACCACGCTGGCCTTTACCAATCGGCGCAGCTAAATCAATCACACGACCAGTCAAGTCTTCAGTCGAGCCATTACCGATTTCCATGGTAAGACGCTTGGTCGGAAACAGCGGTGTGAGGTTTTCAAAAAGAATTTTATTGCGGGCATTTTCTGGACGATCAAAGTTGATGCCATCCACTTTCAGCAATGCAAAATAACGTTCGCCATCTTTTGGCGGACGTATCTTGCCCGTAATGGTATCGCCGGTTCTTAAGTTAAAGCGGCGAATTTGGCTGG comes from Pseudomonas sp. C27(2019) and encodes:
- the rho gene encoding transcription termination factor Rho, producing the protein MNLTELKQKPVAELLEMAEQMGLDNMARSRKQDIIFSLLKRHARGGEEISGDGVLEILQDGFGFLRSADSSYLAGPDDIYVSPSQIRRFNLRTGDTITGKIRPPKDGERYFALLKVDGINFDRPENARNKILFENLTPLFPTKRLTMEIGNGSTEDLTGRVIDLAAPIGKGQRGLIVAPPKAGKTIMLQNIASNITRNNPECHLIVLLIDERPEEVTEMQRTVRGEVVASTFDEPPTRHVQVAEMVIEKAKRLVEHKKDVVILLDSITRLARAYNTVIPSSGKVLTGGVDAHALEKPKRFFGAARNIEEGGSLTIIATALVETGSKMDEVIYEEFKGTGNMELQLERRIAEKRVFPAININRSGTRREELLTSEDELQRMWILRKLLHPMDESAAIEFLLDKLKDTKTNEEFFMSMKRSK